The Vigna angularis cultivar LongXiaoDou No.4 chromosome 9, ASM1680809v1, whole genome shotgun sequence DNA window CAAAGTCTATATGAATGTGATTAAAATGtttgtatgtatttttttaataaattaaaaacacttaTATTTACAATagattaagaattaattatatatattttctgaattataaaagaatatttttttttaaaaagaatgtaTATGAATTGACCCTGATCCAcaaaacttttataaatatttttgttttatagacTTTTTAAATGAGagatttcaaataatataaaagaaaccaAATTGAGATATCTAAATTTGGGTATGCAATGTGGACAAATGAAAGTGATTCAATCACTACATTTTTACATCCTAGAAGTTGATATCTATAAAGTGTACACGATAAGGATGATAAAGATCTGAAATAGTTGATATTATGAAtagagacaaaaataaataatatctctttatattattgaacaatttatGCTTTGTATGCACAAAATCGGAGTTGTTTTCAAAAGTTTAAGGATTATGATGAAACTATGTAATAGAACTAAGTAATAGTATGTCAAATATTCTAAGAAAACCTAAAGATGATATAAAGTTAGTTTGGTGATAAAGggaaaagagagaaataatatttataaacttgaATATCggtaaaaaaaacatatattaacaaatGTGTTGacacttaattatttaaagaaattaaacatttaaaaaaaatagggaaactaggaaacaGCAAAATAGGAGTAGCATTTTCCCAATGTATCTCATTTATCAGGTGGAatgtaaaatgtttaaattttaacataaactctattttaaaaaaataaattattaatgccAATGTTTATCTCCTTTTACAAGTGATATGGTTATGGACCATTTGTTGCTCGGAATGCGACAGAAGATAAAGGTATCACATGCAAAATTGGATTTCTATGTAAAAAGCTAGGCTACACACTAGTCATTTTGCATggtttgtctttttttttctttcaatattaaaatcatgcatataaatgtaaatcaaatttcaaaactaaatcaTTCTTTCCTATAAAAACTACCTTTTGGTTTTTTACttgaagtttttattttaaaaaatatggacCAAGTCAAAccttaataaaatcaattttgaaaccacattttttttattcaagtaaaacttaaacttatatttatatttttcaagatTCTTTTATAAGAGtgaattcattttatattaatataatttttttttggaagtaTTCTGATGAATAGGTActaccaaaaaatataacatcCATAAGacttacatataaaaaattgacacaactttccttttaaaatacaattagtTTAAGGgtctaatattatataatatgtttaattttctcATGTGAGAATTAAACTTATACTTATATCCTCaacactttttaaataaaatttattttttcaattagttgagtttatttttaaaaaaatgttgtaaaaaaattaacttttgaaGTGGTTCTAGTTGAAATTAGAAATCAAACctaataatttgtttatgtttgtatatttttctaGTCACATGTCCAAAcaatttttggttttattttaatttatcaagaTAGACTACACTACTTCGGTAAGTGGTTATAACcaaagtcaatttttttttctttttatttcattttactatattttgatTGTAGAATCGGAATTTAATATCTAAAAGAACTGTTAGTTGTATTTCTTCTCTAGTGGTGcagtatatttttatataatcgCAGTTTATCTTATTGTATTATAGTGATCATGCATGaatcatcattttaatattttgataatgataATTCATGACCCTAATGTCAACCATCCCTCCTTCTTTAAGCCACTTTTTCCGAGCTTTGGATCTAGCACATATAATACTTCAAATGAAACAAGTGAAAGTAATTTTTCTATAGGTTAAAGTTAACGGAAaattcttatttcaaattattagaaTACTACCACATTTTTTAATTCTTGTTTATTCATAATAACATAAACAGTCTcgctaaaaaaatgaaaaagaaaatcacaacTATGGCACATGATGGCATATAGCACCGTATTTGTATTATGCAGCAAAATTCACGAAAGATTTTGCAGCAATGTATTTTACTTTCCTTTTACTTCTATGGTGTTTTCTCATCAAGATTTACAATTcctaatgatattttttatattcttccAGTCAATGTTcaacatttttcatatatattatgaaattaattaacatgATTTGACTTGATAGTTAATGCCATGTGGAAGTAAATTGTACGTTACTGCATGGTCATCTCTTAGTTTACTCTCCAACTTGTAACAATGGCCTTATAAAAGGCTTCCTAATCCCACACCACCTTCACACCAAATCCATTGTCATTCATCGAAATTCTTAGATGAAGATGATTTacactctttttcttttcgcTCTTCTGTCATCAGCTTGCCATGCTTTTGTCAATGATTTCTGCGTAGCAAACCTAAAGGGTCCTGATGGCCCTTCAGGCTACGAGTGCAAGCAACCCAACACAGTGACAGTGGATGACTTTGTGTTCTCAGGTTTTGTAGCTGGAAACACCTCAGGAATTTTCAATGCTGCAGTAACACCTGCATTTGTGACTGAACTTCCAGGTGTGAACGGTCTTGGTTTATCTGCAGCACGGTTAGACCTAGCCAAAGGTGGATTTGTTCCGGTGCACTCACATACTGCTTCAAGTGAAATAATGATAATGGTGAAGGGTGAAATCACTGCAGGGTTCATAACACCTTCTGCAGCTTATCAGAAGACACTGAAACCAGGAGATGTTATGGTTttcccacaaggactcttgcaTTTCCAAGTGAATTCTGGTAAGGGAAAAGCCACTGCTTTTCTTGCTTTCAGTAATCCAAGCCCAGGAGCTCAACTACTTGACCTTCTTTTATTCGGCAACAACTTGCCTTCTGAGTTGATTTCTCAAACTACTTTGCTTGATTATGAACAAGTGAAGAAGCTTAAGGCTCGTTTTGGTGGCAGAGGATAGGAATATTTCTCATGAGTTCATCGTTCATCGTTcctatgtttgttttgtttctgATCACAGTCAATAATGATGTTTTGCATGTATTTTCCATTTTGATGTTGAAGATTTCATGAAATAGGGAGCACGTTGGGAAGTAGGGTTAAGTTAAGATCTGCTTCAACTTGATTAGTTTACTTAATTATATCTTCCATCTgatattgtttacttttgttattCAAGAATGATGTCGTAGTATCACTTGTACCAAGATGTGTCTTGTGTAGATGATTTGCAACTAAGCCAAATAATAGTGCATTTGCATATCAATACACTCTAATAAAATTCTAAGAATTAAGgaggtgaaaaaaaattaatattattaattacagATTACATAAGAGGGGTACAAATATCTAAACATATTATTAcatagattttttaaatttaaattaagactcacataaatataaattttaaaatattttaaaattttaaaatcatacgTAAATATGTGTAAtccaaaaactttaaatatttaacaatatgtttataatatgcatatacttgattgaaaatatggttttaaatttaagagaaaattgAAGAAATGTGTAACCTTTTTAACCGATAATAAATGTAAGGTTAGAATAGacctatattttttaacaacatcAATATTACATAATATAGTTAATTTATGCATTATGTTATCTATaagatatttgatatttaagaaagaaaataaaaacaaatatttctttttaatttctaaaaatcttaaatttcattaaataaagaaattatgaatataaatgagtaatataaataaagaaggtTCAACCCTCCACAAAATAATAATCCACTAATAAACAGATAAAattcttcataaaaaaaatctccataatataaatttaatactaAAATGACACTGTAAATCAATTATAATGATTCTAATTATGAAGGTTTAAAAGACTCGCGCAAATTAATCTGCGAAGGATAAAATCGTTcacaaattgaaaaataaacttctattaaataatagttttttaataacGAGAAAAATAGTTAGGAATTTgagaaattattaaatttaaaagataatgaaaataaacGAAGAGATTTTTTTAACAAGTCTATCTCTTATCATAAacgaataagaaaaaaattaattgttttatcaATGAAGAGTGAGATTTAAGTTATTACACCAGTATAATAAAGAGTCTAAACTCCATTTTAATTGGTATTGATAATTATTGTCAAAATCAAAAATTGATTCAGATCCTGGTAGATTTAGTCAAGTTTTTcctgttattttttataataatactgTTCCTTTACGTCGTTTTTAAGCCACGTAACAACGTTATTGAGGCTTCGGATCTACCACACATTATACCTCAACCttaaatattactaaattgTGTAATTACCCGTTTCTTTAATTTAGTATGTCCCATATAAAATGTTCTCtaatttagatataattttttcatatgtaTTAACCACTACCAAATGTTTTGGTTTGattttaatgtattattatgcatttttttatcaatgtgaAATAAGATGTTATATGCAAATTATACTTTATCCTAGATTACATAATATCAGACTAGCTGATTTAGTGATTGCAACTATTAAgcatcaaatgaaaaaaaaaaaatcagtatcTCAAATCAATTCtaaatttggtttttaaatCAGTCACAGTCATTTGAAAATGGTTTCTAAACCATTTTATAAACCTTTTGGTCTCTAAGATTTGTTTTAATTTCCGAAAAAAGAATCTGACTAGTTGTCTTCAATAAACACTCTTTTACtcattaagtttttttttttttttttcgtgcACCAAAATCGTATCTTATAAATTGCGTTTTTGGGGGAAAGATGGATATAGGGTCAAAATTTTGGTAGTCACACGATAACTGATTGGGCCAAATAGAGCAAATTGAAAGAGGGTTTTGGCTTCTTGAAGCCCCACAATTTCTTGGCACACCTcctaaattttcaaaatggctattttactttttttatgaaagtgaTTTCCGAATAGTCTGTTCTGAAAAATTTCAGAACAaggattttagaattttaataatatgagtTTTAACACTAATCAATTTTGGGATTTGTTCCCTCCACTATTCCAACTGCTCTCTACATctctttattaactttttttattttaaaatactctacacctctcCACAACcgtctctctcttttttttctctgtatTGACAGAGCATTTACATGACAACTTTACATAACCACATATCATATTTACGACTAACTTctagtttttaattttctgaATGATTGTATTTTACTGTCTTGTCTTGTATATTGTGCCCAAAACTTTGACAATCTGGACTTTCGTTATGCTGGATTTGTGTGGTTCCGAGAAGAGAATTTGTTTTTGCTTACACTATTtcgtttatttgttttgtttgtgtcTACAGTGACAATAATTTTCTCCTGTCATATGTGTCGCATTTTGACCTTTGGTAGGGGTTGGATGGTCTCTTGAGTTATTTGGTTGACAATCAAATAATGCACGATCACTTTTTAATACGATTTATTTCTTCCTAACATCTGATATGCAGTACCATGTAAATGTTTCGTGAAtgcagagagagagaaaaagaaaaattgttggAAAGATGTAAAatacttttgaaataaaaaaaattaataaggaGGTCTAGAGAGCAGTTAGGGTGGTAGATGCAGCAACACCCATCAATTTTTCTGAATAAGTTCTTTAAAATAGAATTTCTGAAAAGCATGAAGTATTTTGAAATAAGTTTTCCATAACAGAATTTTGGAACAAGTTTTCTAAAACGTATATTAGGAATTATTTTTCTGGAATGGGTTTTCAGAAAACCGTTTCAAAATACATGAAATTCGTTTCAgacaatgatattttaatatgtaaat harbors:
- the LOC108319324 gene encoding auxin-binding protein ABP19a is translated as MKMIYTLFLFALLSSACHAFVNDFCVANLKGPDGPSGYECKQPNTVTVDDFVFSGFVAGNTSGIFNAAVTPAFVTELPGVNGLGLSAARLDLAKGGFVPVHSHTASSEIMIMVKGEITAGFITPSAAYQKTLKPGDVMVFPQGLLHFQVNSGKGKATAFLAFSNPSPGAQLLDLLLFGNNLPSELISQTTLLDYEQVKKLKARFGGRG